The following is a genomic window from Gymnodinialimonas ceratoperidinii.
GCGGCGATCCGCGTCATGTTCACCGCAAATCACGCACCCAAGGAGAGAAATCATGCGCGTTTACTATGATCGCGATTGCGATGTGAACCTGATCAAGGACATGAAGGTCGCCATTCTGGGCTATGGCTCCCAGGGCCACGCCCACGCGCTGAACCTGCGCGACTCGGGCGCGAAGAACGTCGTCGTCGCCCTGCGCGAAGGCTCTGCCTCCAAGGCGAAGGCCGAGGGCGAAGGCTTGCAGGTCATGGAGATCTCGGAAGCCGCCGCATGGGCCGATCTGATCATGTTCACCATGCCCGACGAACTGCAGGCCGAGACCTACAAGAAATACGTCAAGGACAACATCCGCGACGGCGCGGCGATTGCCTTTGCCCATGGCCTGAACGTGCATTTCGGCCTGATCGAGGCGCGCGACAACGTAGACGTCATCATGATGGCGCCCAAGGGCCCCGGCCACACGGTGCGCGGCGAATACACCAAGGGCGGCGGCGTGCCCTGCCTCGTGGCGGTCCACAACGACGCGTCGGGCAAGGCGCTGGAAATCGGCCTGTCCTATTGTTCTGCCATCGGTGGCGGCCGCTCCGGCATCATCGAGACCAACTTCCGCGAAGAATGCGAGACCGACCTCTTCGGTGAGCAGGCGGTTCTGTGCGGCGGCATCGTCGAGCTGATCCGCATGGGTTTCGAGACCCTGGTCGAGGCCGGCTACGAGCCCGAGATGGCCTACTTCGAGTGCCTGCACGAGACCAAGCTGATCGTGGACCTGATCTACGAAGGCGGCATCGCGAACATGGATTACTCGATCTCCAACACCGCCGAGTATGGCCAGTATGTCTCCGGTCCGCGCATCCTGCCCTACGAAGAGACCAAGAAGCGCATGAAGGACGTCCTGAGCGACATCCAGTCCGGCAAATTCGTCCGCGACTTCATGCTGGAGAATGCCGTGGGTCAGCCCACCATCAAGGCCTCGCGTCGGGCCAACGATGAGCACCAGATCGAGGTTGTCGGTGGCAAGCTGCGCGACATGATGCCTTGGATCTCGGAAGGCAAGATGGTCGACAAGTCGAAGAACTAAGCATTTTTCGATGTTTACAGAGAAAAGGCAGACCCTCGGGTCTGCCTTTTTTGTTGGCGTCGTGGCCCGCGGTGACCGCGGCTACGCCATCAGATCAGGGCGCGTGGCCTAGCAGTTGCGACCGAGTACGAGGACAGAGAAGCCGTTCGTGCGGGCGTAGCCATATTGCGTGGCCTGCGCGGCGAGGATGTTGCGGCGATGCCCGCTGGACGCCATCCAGTCGCGGAACACGGTCGCTGTATCCGGCTGACCTGCGGCGATGTTTTCGGCCCCGAAACAGGTCGAGTAGCCCGCCGCACGCATCCGGGACGTGAGCGTGGAGCCATTT
Proteins encoded in this region:
- the ilvC gene encoding ketol-acid reductoisomerase, encoding MRVYYDRDCDVNLIKDMKVAILGYGSQGHAHALNLRDSGAKNVVVALREGSASKAKAEGEGLQVMEISEAAAWADLIMFTMPDELQAETYKKYVKDNIRDGAAIAFAHGLNVHFGLIEARDNVDVIMMAPKGPGHTVRGEYTKGGGVPCLVAVHNDASGKALEIGLSYCSAIGGGRSGIIETNFREECETDLFGEQAVLCGGIVELIRMGFETLVEAGYEPEMAYFECLHETKLIVDLIYEGGIANMDYSISNTAEYGQYVSGPRILPYEETKKRMKDVLSDIQSGKFVRDFMLENAVGQPTIKASRRANDEHQIEVVGGKLRDMMPWISEGKMVDKSKN